The Schistocerca americana isolate TAMUIC-IGC-003095 chromosome 5, iqSchAmer2.1, whole genome shotgun sequence genome includes a window with the following:
- the LOC124616410 gene encoding paramyosin-like, protein MSTEDKQVCEAVVEMKGIGQEDRDDSGISDYGLSLDSPLAHSTSYPETPGQMTRDKPVSDGADIRSMLAALLKENNASLEKSLQENNASLEKGFRESLEKGLQEAREKEEIFRKSLKEDLQETKESLESFKETIAQEIKTSQMKMECNLKKEMQELQERLKMDFDERESKLQKNIDQVQGDVEKMEGKLTKKIEDDIEETKAKLGERINEVETNCNHRIAEVTQMQKQCNDVVKGIGDRQNQLAVNLRNAIAVQREEDNKRVAMEVRQLQQGVQRLESKTEEIDKRMSSATLTVGEGRVVTLMSSDNRYVQNNTGQKFTPKGGLHPMIFMKWVKGVFPAHLKDSDKIQFAIHRMEGEAFTWGVREKEGTTNYDQFEEEFLKKYWSKSHQCAAIEDLLHRKSLSTWRGTLREFAEHLWELNETLEQPLSDDVMISAIKRRMSRRMQETVSGSLIKDREALMEILEQLESDRSQEHNQANDQNRGGSNDPRNHFNHSSDYRGRDGGTGKLNDTPGEVR, encoded by the coding sequence atgtctactgaagataagcaggtttgtgaggcagtagttgaaatgaaagggataggacaggaagacagagatgattcaggaatcagtgattatggattgtcattagatagcccattagcacactcaactagttatcccgagacaccgggacaaatgacgagagataagccagtttcagatggtgcagatatacggtcgatgttggcagccttgctaaaagaaaataacgcatcattagagaaaagtttacaggaaaataacgcatcattagagaagggtttcagagaatcattagagaagggtttacaagaagctagagaaaaggaagaaatattccgtaaatcattaaaggaagatttacaagaaaccaaagaaagcttggagtcatttaaggaaactatagcacaagagatcaaaacatcgcagatgaagatggaatgtaatctgaagaaagaaatgcaggagttacaagaacgattGAAGATGGACTtcgacgagagagagagtaagctacagaagaatatagaccaagtccagggagacgtggagaagatggaaggaaagttgacaaaaaagatagaagacgatattgaagaaacgaaagccaaattgggagaaagaatcaacgaagtggaaacaaattgcaatcatcgaatcgccgaggtgacgcagatgcagaaacaatgcaatgatgtggttaaggggataggagataggcaaaaccaactggctgtcaatctgagaaatgctatagccgtgcaacgagaagaggataacaagagggttgcaatggaggtcaggcaattacaacagggagtgcaacgACTGGAGAGCAAAaccgaagaaattgataaacgaatgagcagtgccactttaaccgttggggaaggtagagtcgttaccttgatgagcagtgataatcggtacgtccaaaataatacagggcagaaatttacaccgaaaggagggttgcacccaatgatatttatgaaatgggtaaaaggagttttcccagcacatcttaaagactcagacaagattcaatttgcaatacatagaatggaaggtgaggccttcacttggggagtcagggagaaggaagggactactaattatgatcagtttgaagaggaattcttgaagaaatactggtccaaaagtcatcagtgtgcagcaattgaggacctactccaccgcaagtcCCTTAGTACATGGCGGGGAACGTTGAGAGAGTtcgccgaacatttgtgggaattgaacgagaccttggaacaacccctgagtgatgacgtaatgatatcagcgataaaaagaagaatgagccggagaatgcaagaaactgtatccgggagcctaattaaagatagggaggccttgatggaaatactggaacagttggaatctgatcgatcacaggaacacaatcaagctaatgatcaaaaccgagggggaagtaatgacccaaggaatcattttaatcattcgtctgattatagaggaagagatggaggaaccggaaaactgaatgacactccaggtgAGGTCCGGTAA